Genomic segment of Alistipes sp. ZOR0009:
TCTCTACAGCCGAAGCACCAACGCAGTCGTCGGCAAACTTAACGCTCTTGCCTAAGTTCTTTTCCAATGCAGGGATGATGTGCTTAAGAGAAGACTTCTCCTCTACTCCCTTTGGACGACCAAGGTGAGACATTAGGATTACAGAACCACCATCGGCAAGAATCTTGTTAATGGTTGAAAGAGCACCGCGAATACGAGTATCATCGGTTACCTCGAATGTTTCCATATCCAATGGTACATTGAAGTCTACACGAATAATGGCCTTTTTGCCGCTGAAGTTGTAGCTGTCTAATGTTTGCATTATGAATTGATGTTAGTATGACTGACACTTAACTAGTCGAAAATTTGCAGATGTAAAAGTAGCAAAAAAAGAATTGATAAGGAAAGAAAATGAGCACATATTAGCCGTTTATATTTAGGTTTAAGCGCTTTACAACGTTAGTTGAATAACTAATTTTAGCTGTTTCTGGGTTTTGAATAGACGATAACAGGCATAAAGCAGCAGCTGGCCATTTTCCCCTTTTCTAGAGAACGATACAGCTCTCCGCTTGTCCTATCCCCTTTCTGGTTGATCACTACTCCTTAAAATTATAGGCCAAAGTCCGATAGAGTTACCTATATTGCCTATATTGTGGCCGAAGAGTTTACATACAGATTCTTATGAAAAAAAGCCTCAAAAAAATAATCAATGATCCGGTACACGGATTTATAGACATACCTAACCACCTTGGTGGCGAGCTGATAGAGCATCGTTACTTTCAACGCCTTAGAGGTGTTAAGCAGCTTGGGCTTACGCATCTCGTATATCCAGGTGCCGTACATTCGCGTTTTCAGCATGCACTGGGTGCCATGCACCTCATGAAGCTGGCCATAGATGCGCTTCGGAGCAAAAACCACGAAATAACCGAACAGGAGGAGGAGGCGACGATTTGCGCGATTCTACTTCACGACATTGGGCACGGCCCGTTCTCGCATGCGCTCGAATTTAGTATTGCCGAGGGCATAAGCCACGAAGATTTATCGCTGATGATGATGAATCGAATGAACCTTGAGTTTGACGGAAAGCTTACGCTGGCCATTCAGATCTTTAAGAACGAATACCCCAAACACTTCTTGCACCAGCTAATATCAAGTCAGCTGGATGTAGATAGGCTCGACTACCTGAGCCGCGACAGCTTTTTTACAGGCGTTGTAGAAGGAGCCGTAGGGCTCGATCGTATCATCAAAATGCTCGAAATTGTGGACGATGAGCTGGTGGTGGAAGGAAAGGGAATATACTCGATAGAGAAGTTTCTGATTGCACGCAGGCTGATGTACTGGCAGGTTTACCTCCATAAAACGGTGGTAGCCGCCGAGCAGCTGCTTATCCAAATATTCAAAAGGGCAAAAGAGTGCATCAAAAGTGGCATACCCATCTACACAACTCCAACTCTACTTTACTTCCTCAATAAGACATTCGAAGAGGGTTACCACTCCAATAACGACGAGCTAATAGATCGCTTTGTGCAGCTAGACGACTCGGATATTATTGTTTGCCTCAAAGAGTGGGAGCGTTCGGGCGACTTCATTTTAAAGAATCTATGCGCAATGCTTAACAGCCGAAATATCCTAAAAATAGAGATCGGCAAATTACCCTTCGAAACCGAAAAAGTTACCACAAAAACAGGCGAAATCTGCCAACAATTCCATATTGATGCAAAAACAGCCTCCTACTTTGTACTTTCGAACGAGGTTAGCAACAAGGCATACAGCCCTAAAAGTCAATCAATAAAAATTCTTGATAAAAAAGGGAAATTAGAGGACATCGATATCGCTTCCGATGTGCTAAATAGTGCTGCTTTTGGGGGTGTTACGACCAAATATTTCTTGTGCTACCCTAAAAGTAACTATGAGTTTAAATTTTAATTCTTAGTTTTGTGCAAATTTATAAATAGCGTAAAATGGAGTTCAAAGCTCAAATTATTGCAGCATTTTTAAATGGCGAAATAGAAGGTGACGCAGATGTTGCGGTAACCAATGTAGCTAAGATAGAGGAGGCAACACCTGGGACTTTAGCCTTTTTGGCAAACCCTAAGTATACCCCCTACCTTTATACAACCAAAGCCTCCATTGTTTTAATCAACAAGGATCTTCAGCTAGAGCAACCCGTTTCGTGTACCCTCATTCGTGTTGCAGATGCCTACAGCGCATTTGCCTCGCTACTGGAGCTATACCAAAACGCTAAAGCGCAGAAATCTGGAATTAGCCCACAAGCTTTTATAGAGAGCAGCGCCAAAGTTGGTGAGGATGCCTACGTTGGTCCATTCGCCTACATTGGAGAAAATGTAACCATCGGTAAAAACGCAAAAATCTACCCACACGCTTACATTGGCGACAATGTAACCATTGGCGACAATGCTACAATATATTCTGGAGTAAAAATCTACCACGAATGCGTTCTTGGAAACCATGTAACCATTCATGCAAGCACCGTTATCGGAGCAGATGGGTTTGGATTTGCGCCATCAGCCGATAACCAGTATAAAAAGATACCCCAAATAGGGAACGTTATACTCGAAGATTATGTGGAAGTTGGTGCCAATAGCTGCATCGACCGCGCTACAATGGGATCAACAATCATTCGCAAGGGAGTTAAGCTGGATAACCTAATCCAAATTGCCCATAACGTAGAAGTTGGACAGAATACCGTAATTGCGGCACAATCGGGAGTTGCAGGTTCTGTGAAAATAGGAGCCAACTGCATGTTTGGTGGTCAAACAGGCGTTTCTGGGCACATTACAGTTGCCGATGGAGTAAAGCTCACCGCACAAACAGGCGTAAGCAACTCTCTAAAAAAAGAGAATCATATCTATGGTGGAACACCTGCTATTGAAATGAGCAACTTCCACCGCAGCTCGATCCACTATAAAAATTTACCTGCTTTAGCAACGTTGGTAAACCAGCTGAAAAAGGAAATTGAAGCCCTAAAGGCCAATAAATAGGATACCACACTCCCCTAGAGATCTAAATCGAGGGGATTTGTGCGTTTATTAAGAGGTACTTTTACAAGAAGAAGAACATGTCTGAATTGCAAAAAACGATAAAAGAAGCGGTAACCCTAACTGGCAGAGGTCTCCATACAGGACTTGAAGTTACGCTATCAATACTTCCTGCAGAACCAAACTGCGGCATCAAGTTTAAGCGTGTTGACCTAGAAAACCAGCCAATTATTGAGGCTATTGCCGATCTAGTAGTGGACACCTCTCGTGGAACCACCCTCGAAAAGCATGGCGTAAGGGTTAGCACCATTGAGCACGTAATGGCTGCCATTATTGGTGCCGATATCGACAATGCAATTGTAGAACTTAATGCGCCTGAAACTCCAATTATGGACGGAAGCGCAAAGCCATTCCTCGATGCAATACTTAAAGTAGGTACAGTGCAGCAAAGTGCAGAGCGACTTTACTTCGAGATTAAGGAAAAAACGGCTTGGCGCGACGATAAGCACAATATCGAAATTGTTGCCTATCCCGATGACCACTTCAGCATCAACGTAATGATTGACTACAACTCGAAGGTGCTAGGAAACCAGTATGCCAACATGGAAACCATTGAAATCTTTAATGACGAGATTGCTCCATGCCGTACGTTTGTATTCTTCCACGAGCTCGAGTTTCTTCATAAAAACAACCTTATCAAAGGTGGCGACCTGCAAAATGCAATTGTGATTCTCGAAAAAGAAGTTCCTCAAATTGAGCTTGATCGTATTGCAACGCTTTTCAACAAGCCATCGGTAGAACGTCGTCCTGATGGTATTTTGAACAACCTTGATCTTCGTTTCCCTAACGAGTGCGCCCGTCATAAGCTGCTTGATATGGTAGGAGATTTGGCTCTTGTTGGCCATAGAATTAAAGGGAAGTTCATTGCCAAGCGCCCAGGCCATCACGCAAATACCGAATTTGCCAAAGTGCTTCGCAAGATCATGAAGCGCGAATTCATGCGAGTACCAGTCCCCTTCTATAATCCTTGCGTGGATCCTGTAATGGATATCAACAAAATTAAGCTGCTGCTCCCCCACCGTCCACCATTCCTATTGGTCGATAAAATTATCCATCTAGATAAGGAAGTGGTTGTTGGCGTTAAAAATGTGACCATGAACGAGCCGTTCTTCGTTGGCCACTTCCCAGACGAACCCGTAATGCCTGGTGTTCTTCAAATTGAGGCAATGGCACAAGTGGGCGGAATCTTAGTTCTAGGACAAGTTCCAGATCCTGAAAATTACTCGACTTACTTCCTTAAAATAGATAAGGTTAAGTTTAAAAAAAAGGTAGTCCCAGGCGACACCCTTATCTTCAAAATGGAGCTGATGGAGCCAATTCGTAGAGGAATTGCCATCATGTGGGGACAAGCATTTGTTGGAAATACCCTAGTTGCCGAAGGCGAGTTAACCGCACAAGTAGTAAAGAATAAATAAATCGTAAATAAGATGAGTCAACCAATGGCTTACATTCATCCCGAAGCAAAAATTGGGGCTAACGTAACCATCGACGCCTTTGCCTGGATTGGCAAAGATGTTGTGATTGGCGACGGCACCTGGATTGGAGCCAACGTTACCATCATGGATGGTGCCCGTATCGGGAAAAACTGCAAAATTTTTCCAGGAGCCGTAATTTCGGCTATCCCTCAAGACTTGAAATTTAAGGGAGAGATAACTACTGCTGAAGTTGGGGATAATACCACCGTGAGGGAGTGCGTTACGATTAATAGAGGAACCGTTGCTAAAGGAAAAACTGTTGTTGGTAACAACTGCCTCCTTATGGCATACGTTCACGTTGCACACGACGCTATTGTTGGGAACAACGTAATTCTAGGGAATGGAACACAGCTCGCTGGTGAAGTTGAGATTGATGATTTTGCAATCCTAAGCGCGCACGTACTTGTTCACCAGTTTGTCCGTATTGGTGGCCACGTGATGGTTTCGGGAGGATCTCTCGTTCGCAAGGATGTGCCTCCATTTGTAAAAGCAGGCCACGATCCTATATCATACGTAGGAATTAACTCTATTGGCCTACGTCGTCGCCAGTTTAACCCCGAAGAAATTCATCAAATACAGGATATTTTCCGTCTTCTTTACCAAAGTGGATATATCGTATCAAAAGCGGTTGAAGTAATCGAAGCAGAAGTGCCACAAAGCGAATTCCGCGACTATATTGTCAACTTTATTAAGAACTCCAAGCGAGGTATTATAAAAGGATACAAGGGGAGAGCAAAAGCCGAAGATTTGGACATCTAGCAATCTAAAAATACAGAAGGCTCCGATTTACATCGGAGCCTTTTTTACAAACAATAGCGTCAGACACCAACCGGTAAATCCTCATGGCATCAAAATAAGAAAGCCCCAGATTGCAATCTGGGGCTTTCTCTTTATATTTTTGGATTACATCATGCCTCCCATGCCACCCATGCCTGGGTTCATCATTGGAGCAGGATTTTCTTCCTTCTTCTCAGCAAGAACGCACTCAGTAGTTAGGAACATTCCAGCAACAGACGCTGCATTCTCTAGAGCAATACGAGAAACCTTAGTTGGATCAATTACACCAGCCTCAAATAGGTTTTCAAACTTGTCAAGACGAGCGTTGTAACCGAAATCACCCTTGCCTTCTTTTACCTTTTGTACGATTACGCTTCCTTCTCCACCAGCATTTTCAACAATCTGACGAAGAGGCTCCTCTATCGCACGCTTAACGATTTGGATACCGATAGTCTCATCTTCGTTGTCTCCCTTAAGAGTTTCGATAGCGTCGATAGCACGGATGTAGGCAATACCACCACCAGGAACAACACCTTCTTCAACAGCAGCACGAGTTGCGCTTAGAGCATCATCCACGCGATCTTTTTTCTCCTTCATCTCCATTTCGGTAGCAGCTCCTACGTAAAGAACGGCAACTCCACCAGCCAGCTTAGCTAAACGCTCTTGAAGTTTTTCCTTATCGTAGTCTGATGTTGAAATTTCGATTTGCTTACGGATTTGTGATACGCGGTTTTCGATAGCATCCTTAGCGCCAGCTCCGTTTACAATAGTTGTATTTTCCTTATTGATAGAAACCTTCTCAGCACGTCCTAGCATTTCTAGCGTAGCACCGTCAAGACGCAATCCCTTTTCTTCAGAAATTACAGTACCCCCGGTTAGGATAGCGATATCCTCCAACATTTCCTTACGGCGATCTCCAAATCCAGGAGCCTTAACCGCAGCAATTTTAAGGGCACCGCGAAGCTTGTTTACAACAAGAGTTGCAAGCGCTTCGCCATCAATATCCTCTGCGATGATAAGAAGCGCACGACCTTGCTGAGCTACAGGCTCGAGCACAGGAAGAAGATCCTTCATGGTAGACACCTTCTTGTCGGTAAGAAGAATGAAAGGATTCTCTAGGGATACTTCCATCTTCTCGGTGTCGGTAATAAAGTATGGAGATAGGTAGCCGCGATCGAACTGCATACCTTCTACCACCTCTACGGTAGTGTCAGTACCCTTTGCCTCTTCAACGGTAATTACACCTTCCTTCTTTACCTTACCCATTGCCTCTGCGATAAGAGCACCAATAGTGTTATCATTATTTGCAGAAATGGTAGCAACTTCTTCAATCTTCTTGATATCGTCACCCACCTCTACGCTTTGTGATTTTAGGTTAGCAACAACTGCCGAAACCGCCTTGTCGATACCGCGCTTTAGATCCATAGGGTTAGCTCCTGCAGTAACATTCTTAAGTCCTACTGCAATAATAGACTGAGCAAGAACAGTTGCAGTAGTTGTTCCATCTCCTGCCATATCAGCAGTCTTCGAAGCAACTTCCTTAACCATTTGAGCTCCCATATTTTCGAATGGATCTGCAAGTTCAATTTCTTTAGCTACGCTTACACCATCCTTAGTGATTTGTGGTGCACCAAATTTTTTATCAATAACCACATTACGACCTTTTGGGCCTAGGGTTACTTTTACTGCATTTGCTAGCTTATCTACACCAGCCTTTAGGTTATCGCGAGCTTCGATGTTAAACTTAATATCTTTAGCCATTTTATCTCAATTTTACAGTTTACAATTAAAGTGAATTAGATAATTCCTAAAATATCCGATTGGCGCATAATGATGTAGTCAACTCCATCAATGGCCACTTCGGTACCTGCGTACTTTCCATAAAGAACGACATCACCAACCTTTACCTCCATGGTAACCTCTTTTGTACCTGTACCCACTGCAACAACTTTCCCTCTTTGTGGCTTTTCCTTTGCAGTATCTGGAATGTAAATACCGCTAGCGGTAACTTGCTCAGCAGCAGAAGGCTCTACTACTACTCTATCAGCTAATGGTTTAATCATTGCGTTTTTATTTTTAGTTTGACATTTAATTCAACGTTTGATTCTAGAACTATCCAATTTTGTGCCAAGCGTACAAAAGTAGATATGTCTGCAATTTTTTCAGATTGTAGGCCTAACTTCTGTCAGGTTGTATGCCGCTTTGTCAGGTGCAACAAAAATAGGCAGCACACAATGTCCTATCAATACCCCAAACCCGCAACGTACGGCCTACATCAAAAAAATGAAACCTAAAGGTACGGATACGTATAGTAAAAAACAAAAAGGGACTTCGAATACGAAGTCCCTTTACTGTTATAGTTGTCTAAAATTATTTCTTAGCAGGTTGCTCTTGTGCTGGTTGAGCAGGCTGTTGCTGCTTGTTTGCTCCCGCATTAGGGAACTGAGGCATTCCAGCAGCTGGCTGGTTAGCAATCTTTTGCTCTAGTTCTGTTGCCTGACGACCTGCTTTTCTGTCGATAACAACAGTAGCTGCAAGGCTAAGAACCACGATAGCAACAGCAAGAATCCAAGTAAACTTCTCGATAAAGTCGGCAGTTTGCCTTACACCAACAATTTGGTTAGCACCAGAGAAGTTTGCAGCCAATCCGCCACCCTTTGAGTTTTGCACTAAAACCGCAAGTATCAACAAAATAGCCGCAATAATGATTAATATAGAAAAAAGGGTGTACATAGTTTATTGTCTGAATGTTAATTACTTTGACTCCTTTAATTTTTCGAGTTCGGCTACAAAATAAGCTCTTTTTTCTGGATATTTCAAAATTAATTTCTCGTAAACATTGATTGCCTTCGCAATTAATCCTTGTCCAGCATAAATTTTAGCCAACATCTCCGTTACAATCTCCCCATCATCCACCAGCGATTTTACCGAAATATCCTCAATAACAGGAGGTAACTCCCCTTTTGGTGTTATACGTGGGTTCGTTGTTAAAAACTGATCGATTAGGCTATTTTGTACCTCTAGCGTATTCGCCGTTTCGTCGAGCGTGTAAAGTTTTTGATCTAATATTTCAAATATTGGGTCTTCATTAAGCCTACTCTCGTCAATATCGTCATCTATTAGCTCTAATATCTCCTCTTCTTCTACAACGTCAGGCTCCGCTATGGCTACAGGCTCAGGAACTGGCGCTACATTGGCATCCTCGACCAAAACAGCCTCCTCTTCCTGAGGCATTCCTTCATTCTGTAATTGAACCTCTAGTTCTGTTTCCTCTGTAAGGCTTTCATGCTCCAACACCTGATCCGGCTCGGGGGAGGTTTCTACTTCGTTCTGCTCTTCGACAACCGCATCAGAAGTTAATTCGGGAGCCAACTCCTCGGTAAATCTGTTTTCGGAAATAACAGTCTCTACAGCAGTAGAAACAATCTCTTCACCAAAGTAGTCACTACTCGAATTTAGAAAAAGGTATAGCCACTCTCCGCTTTGAGCATGCGTTGCGGCATAGGGCAAGAAACTCGAGAATCTGGGATCATCCGCATCCTTTAGTCCTTTTAAGTAGGCCAATACGCCTGTACTAAAATAGGGATACTGCTTCACCACACGCGACAAATCCTCGAGCAATTTCGGGGTTATGTTTTGTGGGTTATCTAGCAAGTCGACAAACTCTCGAGCATCCATAGTTTTGGTTTTACCAGTTAGCAACCGAAGCATTGAAAATGGCATCAACTAGCAAATCGGTAATCTCCTTGTTAAGGGCACTCTGTACCGAAGCTAGGTTAGTGGAACTTGGAAAATCTTTATACTGCTTAAATTCCTTATCGAAGTTAAACTCGGGATTTTGCTTATTGGTAAACTTAACCTTTACGGTAATCGTCAACCTATTTTGGCTAGCCTTATCGCCTCCCGTTATGGCTACTGGCTCTATGCTGTAACCTACAATTTGCCCTTCAAACGACAAATCAGCGTTATTATTCACGTAATTCAACTTGGTTTGGTTAATAAACCGATCCTTAAGCGCCTCGGTAAAGGTGTTGCTTAGGCTAGGAACAACCAGCGGTGCCAAATTTTGAAAATAGCTAACCGAAAATGTCTTAGACTCGGGAGAAATTGAGGCTCCCGAGAATGAATATTTTATGCTACACGAAGAAAATATCGAAAACACGGAAACCAGAGCCAGCGTTTTAAGTAGCGAATTTAATTTCATACGTTCTAAATGTTCAAATTGTACTCTTTAATCTTACGGTAGAGCGTGCGCTCCGAAATACCAAGCTCTAACGCTGCATCTTTACGTTTTCCTCTGTACTTTGCAATGGCTTTTCGGATTAACTCCTTCTCTTTCTCTGCCAAAGATAGTGTCTCTGGTTGAGATTCCCCAGAAATATCTAGGTGAGTAACATCCTCAACCTCCTTTTCCTCCTCTAGGTCGTCCATCGGATGCTTGTGCAAGGTTGTATAATCGGCAAATTGCGAAACCGCACGAGGCGAAAAAGTTGATGTAGCCTCCACATTGTCGGGCTGATATATTGCTCCACGTGATAAATCCTCTACCCTTTTTTTCAGAATAGTAATATCATCACGCATATCAAAAAGGATCTTGTAAAGAATCTCGCGCTCGCTTGCAAACGACTTCTCCTCGGCCACAGCACCTCCACCAACGTA
This window contains:
- the groL gene encoding chaperonin GroEL (60 kDa chaperone family; promotes refolding of misfolded polypeptides especially under stressful conditions; forms two stacked rings of heptamers to form a barrel-shaped 14mer; ends can be capped by GroES; misfolded proteins enter the barrel where they are refolded when GroES binds): MAKDIKFNIEARDNLKAGVDKLANAVKVTLGPKGRNVVIDKKFGAPQITKDGVSVAKEIELADPFENMGAQMVKEVASKTADMAGDGTTTATVLAQSIIAVGLKNVTAGANPMDLKRGIDKAVSAVVANLKSQSVEVGDDIKKIEEVATISANNDNTIGALIAEAMGKVKKEGVITVEEAKGTDTTVEVVEGMQFDRGYLSPYFITDTEKMEVSLENPFILLTDKKVSTMKDLLPVLEPVAQQGRALLIIAEDIDGEALATLVVNKLRGALKIAAVKAPGFGDRRKEMLEDIAILTGGTVISEEKGLRLDGATLEMLGRAEKVSINKENTTIVNGAGAKDAIENRVSQIRKQIEISTSDYDKEKLQERLAKLAGGVAVLYVGAATEMEMKEKKDRVDDALSATRAAVEEGVVPGGGIAYIRAIDAIETLKGDNEDETIGIQIVKRAIEEPLRQIVENAGGEGSVIVQKVKEGKGDFGYNARLDKFENLFEAGVIDPTKVSRIALENAASVAGMFLTTECVLAEKKEENPAPMMNPGMGGMGGMM
- a CDS encoding HD domain-containing protein; the protein is MKKSLKKIINDPVHGFIDIPNHLGGELIEHRYFQRLRGVKQLGLTHLVYPGAVHSRFQHALGAMHLMKLAIDALRSKNHEITEQEEEATICAILLHDIGHGPFSHALEFSIAEGISHEDLSLMMMNRMNLEFDGKLTLAIQIFKNEYPKHFLHQLISSQLDVDRLDYLSRDSFFTGVVEGAVGLDRIIKMLEIVDDELVVEGKGIYSIEKFLIARRLMYWQVYLHKTVVAAEQLLIQIFKRAKECIKSGIPIYTTPTLLYFLNKTFEEGYHSNNDELIDRFVQLDDSDIIVCLKEWERSGDFILKNLCAMLNSRNILKIEIGKLPFETEKVTTKTGEICQQFHIDAKTASYFVLSNEVSNKAYSPKSQSIKILDKKGKLEDIDIASDVLNSAAFGGVTTKYFLCYPKSNYEFKF
- the lpxD gene encoding UDP-3-O-(3-hydroxymyristoyl)glucosamine N-acyltransferase; its protein translation is MEFKAQIIAAFLNGEIEGDADVAVTNVAKIEEATPGTLAFLANPKYTPYLYTTKASIVLINKDLQLEQPVSCTLIRVADAYSAFASLLELYQNAKAQKSGISPQAFIESSAKVGEDAYVGPFAYIGENVTIGKNAKIYPHAYIGDNVTIGDNATIYSGVKIYHECVLGNHVTIHASTVIGADGFGFAPSADNQYKKIPQIGNVILEDYVEVGANSCIDRATMGSTIIRKGVKLDNLIQIAHNVEVGQNTVIAAQSGVAGSVKIGANCMFGGQTGVSGHITVADGVKLTAQTGVSNSLKKENHIYGGTPAIEMSNFHRSSIHYKNLPALATLVNQLKKEIEALKANK
- a CDS encoding bifunctional UDP-3-O-[3-hydroxymyristoyl] N-acetylglucosamine deacetylase/3-hydroxyacyl-ACP dehydratase, whose product is MSELQKTIKEAVTLTGRGLHTGLEVTLSILPAEPNCGIKFKRVDLENQPIIEAIADLVVDTSRGTTLEKHGVRVSTIEHVMAAIIGADIDNAIVELNAPETPIMDGSAKPFLDAILKVGTVQQSAERLYFEIKEKTAWRDDKHNIEIVAYPDDHFSINVMIDYNSKVLGNQYANMETIEIFNDEIAPCRTFVFFHELEFLHKNNLIKGGDLQNAIVILEKEVPQIELDRIATLFNKPSVERRPDGILNNLDLRFPNECARHKLLDMVGDLALVGHRIKGKFIAKRPGHHANTEFAKVLRKIMKREFMRVPVPFYNPCVDPVMDINKIKLLLPHRPPFLLVDKIIHLDKEVVVGVKNVTMNEPFFVGHFPDEPVMPGVLQIEAMAQVGGILVLGQVPDPENYSTYFLKIDKVKFKKKVVPGDTLIFKMELMEPIRRGIAIMWGQAFVGNTLVAEGELTAQVVKNK
- the secG gene encoding preprotein translocase subunit SecG; translation: MYTLFSILIIIAAILLILAVLVQNSKGGGLAANFSGANQIVGVRQTADFIEKFTWILAVAIVVLSLAATVVIDRKAGRQATELEQKIANQPAAGMPQFPNAGANKQQQPAQPAQEQPAKK
- the groES gene encoding co-chaperone GroES, which encodes MIKPLADRVVVEPSAAEQVTASGIYIPDTAKEKPQRGKVVAVGTGTKEVTMEVKVGDVVLYGKYAGTEVAIDGVDYIIMRQSDILGII
- the lpxA gene encoding acyl-ACP--UDP-N-acetylglucosamine O-acyltransferase encodes the protein MSQPMAYIHPEAKIGANVTIDAFAWIGKDVVIGDGTWIGANVTIMDGARIGKNCKIFPGAVISAIPQDLKFKGEITTAEVGDNTTVRECVTINRGTVAKGKTVVGNNCLLMAYVHVAHDAIVGNNVILGNGTQLAGEVEIDDFAILSAHVLVHQFVRIGGHVMVSGGSLVRKDVPPFVKAGHDPISYVGINSIGLRRRQFNPEEIHQIQDIFRLLYQSGYIVSKAVEVIEAEVPQSEFRDYIVNFIKNSKRGIIKGYKGRAKAEDLDI
- a CDS encoding LptE family protein, encoding MKLNSLLKTLALVSVFSIFSSCSIKYSFSGASISPESKTFSVSYFQNLAPLVVPSLSNTFTEALKDRFINQTKLNYVNNNADLSFEGQIVGYSIEPVAITGGDKASQNRLTITVKVKFTNKQNPEFNFDKEFKQYKDFPSSTNLASVQSALNKEITDLLVDAIFNASVANW